A stretch of the Vigna radiata var. radiata cultivar VC1973A chromosome 7, Vradiata_ver6, whole genome shotgun sequence genome encodes the following:
- the LOC106768608 gene encoding uncharacterized protein LOC106768608, translating into MLMVYAPRAILKCHLYQDSASAQQTYPCKINNNVNLVNCNPKPFGCPSSNILFHSSSFSGKCDKLQKSLHLFHHVATHKWLCGLQDSVSSDDEYRSSRNIAISLFRRYRNFIDRGGTDNLKEFINAGVNAYSLGCTDEGLRKELMDMKNSGIEIDVMQSYGGSTSLKSKIISEEVDECIFWLSIIFLTILCTPQPTIVRWSSTPPVSDEVRLQWKGFCALIANAYFMKGMAWLPVKTLQLEQTAVMGQAEKPSVVASRMRLVFSTLEVVSPQWPRA; encoded by the exons ATGCTAATGGTGTATGCTCCTAGAGCTATTCTAAAGTGCCATTTATACCAAGATTCAGCTTCTGCTCAACAAACATACCCATGCAAGATCAATAACAATGTTAATTTGGTGAATTGCAATCCTAAACCTTTTGGCTGTCCCTCtagtaatatattatttcatagtTCCTCCTTCTCTGGGAAATGTGATAAGCTACAGAAGAGTCTTCATCTATTCCATCATGTTGCCACACATAAATGGCTC TGTGGGTTACAGGATTCCGTTTCGTCTGATGATGAATATCGTTCTTCACGCAACATAGCCATCAGCTTGTTCAGGCGTTACAGGAACTTTATTGATCGTGGTGGAACCGACAATCTAAAA GAGTTCATCAATGCCGGGGTAAATGCATATTCGCTCGGGTGCACTGATGAAGGATTGAGGAAAGAACTTATGGATATGAAGAACTCTGGGATTGAAATTGATGTAATGCAAAGTTATGGTGGAAGCACCAGCTTGAAATCTAAGATCATCTCAGAGGAG GTTGATGAATGCATTTTCTGGTTAAGCATTATATTCCTTACCATCTTGTGCACACCCCAACCAACCATTGTTAGATGGTCATCTACACCCCCGGTGTCAGATGAAGTGAGACTGCAATGGAAAGGCTTTTGTGCTCTTATAGCAAATGCATATTTTATGAAGGGAATGGCTTG GCTTCCGGTGAAGACTCTTCAATTAGAACAGACAGCTGTGATGGGTCAAGCTGAGAAACCGTCAGTTGTTGCTAGCCGAATGCGATTAGTCTTTAGCACGCTTGAG GTAGTGAGCCCACAGTGGCCGAGAGCATAG
- the LOC106767815 gene encoding probable F-box protein At4g22030, which produces MASLQTTPLLSSSLTKINASIRLPNPPQLSHSLPKLPSTTLRIDQLNGSTRTIPLENNVVTTHIYQDLFSPTDRSXXNLTLQLYAILEQVSDRIEMHKNIGEQRNNWNTLLLNSVNMITLTATAMAGVAAATTGDTGAPLLALKLSSTLLFSAATGMSLIMNKIQPSQLAEEQRNATRLFKELHTQIQTLITIGNPTEKDVKSLIEKVLALDRAYPLPLLGAMLDKFPQKYEPAVWWPSSQSQRKSTTQERKRSNNGWSEDLEKELREVIEVIKKKDSEDYERLGNIALKVSKSLAIAGPLLSGIAAVGSSFVGNGSLAALVPLMAGSLASAVNAFEHGGQVGMVFEMYRNCGGFFTLLEETIRDTLEEKDTEKRENGEVFEMKVAMKLGRSVSGLRRLASKSAYCGVEGIVVDEFASKLF; this is translated from the coding sequence ATGGCTTCTTTACAGACCACAcctctcctctcttcttctttaaCAAAAATCAACGCTTCTATCCGTCTCCCTAACCCTCCACAACTCTCTCATTCTCTCCCAAAGCTACCATCAACAACACTGCGCATTGATCAACTTAATGGCTCCACACGAACAATTCCATTGGAGAACAATGTCGTTACCACACACATATATCAAGATTTATTCTCTCCCACCGACAGATCANCTANTAACCTCACTCTTCAACTCTACGCAATTTTGGAGCAAGTTTCTGACAGAATTGAAATGCACAAAAACATTGGCGAACAGAGAAACAACTGGAATACTCTTCTTCTTAACTCGGTCAACATGATCACTCTCACTGCCACAGCCATGGCTGGTGTTGCTGCAGCCACCACTGGTGACACCGGAGCACCGCTTTTGGCCTTGAAACTGTCGTCCACGCTCTTGTTTTCTGCCGCCACAGGGATGTCACTCATCATGAACAAAATTCAGCCCTCACAACTCGCCGAGGAGCAACGCAATGCTACAAGGTTGTTTAAAGAGCTTCATACCCAAATCCAAACCCTAATCACTATTGGAAATCCCACAGAGAAAGATGTGAAGAGTTTAATAGAGAAGGTGCTGGCACTCGACAGAGCTTACCCACTTCCCTTGTTGGGAGCCATGCTTGACAAGTTTCCCCAAAAATATGAACCTGCGGTATGGTGGCCTTCGTCTCAGTCCCAGAGAAAAAGTACAACACAAGAGAGGAAAAGGTCTAATAATGGATGGAGTGAAGACCTTGAAAAGGAGTTGAGGGAAGTGATCGAAGTGATAAAGAAGAAAGACAGTGAGGACTATGAGAGGCTCGGAAACATAGCGTTGAAGGTGAGCAAGAGTCTTGCAATTGCGGGGCCTTTACTGAGTGGGATTGCAGCAGTGGGGTCTTCTTTTGTGGGGAATGGCTCATTGGCGGCATTAGTGCCTCTCATGGCTGGCTCATTGGCTTCAGCTGTTAATGCATTCGAGCACGGTGGCCAAGTGGGCATGGTGTTCGAAATGTACAGAAACTGTGGTGGATTCTTCACGCTTTTGGAAGAGACCATTAGGGACACTCTTGAAGAGAAAGACactgagaaaagagaaaacggtgaagtttttgaaatgaAGGTGGCAATGAAGTTGGGAAGAAGCGTTTCGGGGCTGAGACGCCTTGCCTCAAAATCTGCTTACTGTGGTGTGGAAGGAATTGTCGTCGACGAATTCGCCAGCAAGCTCTTCTAA
- the LOC106768607 gene encoding U3 small nucleolar RNA-associated protein 6 homolog: MADVVQYRLERMVDELDDLEQRGLFNRREIAEIVKQRRKFEYRLKRPCPLKQDFLAYIEYETQLDALRELRKKSVAREFRKQGNKKLKKSKSDVAGLLRIMEIYELALKRYKGDIDLWFRYLEFCRIRENGRMKTALAKVIRFHPKVPGVWIYAAAWEFDRNLNVAAARALMQEGLRVCPTSEDLWVEYLRMELTYLNKLKARKVALGEDEGTLTRDDEKQWKDENKELFMSLDEKVDGDDNDGANVGSDQSKEKQQLFAEHGMNIFKTVYDGAVEAVPSSLSLRKRFLEILEGTNLSDYEDMCKKILNDTKRDFSSKPEFWDWLARRECDLENGQGISEEFIIPRLEKAIQVYEEALNNISSGTMFSLYANFLSAIIAPKEGETNIIGPSGQAVNYISHLLSIYARAESMGCITEDLACKHVSLHLQLRQLEEARKLAAELCSGKLAESVELWVLRITIEIRYITRSSATPSDADLQTLFELFQQSLMKVSASKSYNLWLKALKFYANQRSYFDKLVEISVVTLVRDGGSENGFSLSSAIVSFVLQKDGIQQTRDIYKRFLALPHPGLALHRHCIDLETNLASIGDKDGLINARKLYESALATYDQNVSLWQDYYRMETKMGTSEKATAIYWRARRVLKDASEFVASPDM; encoded by the exons ATGGCGGACGTGGTGCAGTACCGATTGGAGCGCATGGTAGATGAGCTTGACGACCTCGAGCAGCGTGGTCTCTTCAACCGCCGCGAAATCGCCGAGATTGTGAAGCAGCGGCGAAAATTCGAGTACAGGCTGAAGCGTCCGTGTCCTCTGAAGCAGGATTTCTTGGCATATATTGAGTATGAGACTCAACTCGACGCTCTCCGCGAGCTCCGCAAGAAGTCCGTAGCGCGGGAATTTAGAAAACAAGGCAACAAGAAGCTGAAGAAGTCCAAGTCGGATGTCGCGGGCCTTCTTAGGATTATGGAGATTTACGAGCTCGCTTTAAAGCGCTACAAGGGCGATATCGATCTCTGGTTTCGCTATCTCGAGTTTTGCAGGATCAGAGAAAATGGCAGGATGAAGACG GCATTGGCTAAAGTTATTAGGTTTCATCCAAAGGTTCCGGGAGTTTGGATTTATGCTGCGGCTTGGGAATTTGATCGCAACTTGAATGTTGCGGCTGCTCGTGCTTTGATGCAGGAGGGTCTCAGAGTTTGTCCAACTTCGGAAGATCTTTGGGTGGAGTATCTTCGGATGGAACTTACCTACCTTAATAAGTTGAAGGCACGGAAGGTAGCTTTGGGTGAGGATGAGGGAACTCTCACCCGTGATGATGAAAAACAATGGAAGGATGAAAACAAAGAGTTGTTCATGTCTCTGGATGAAAAAGTGGACGGTGATGATAATGATGGAGCAAATGTTGGAAGTGATCAATCGAAAGAGAAGCAGCAATTGTTTGCAGAACATGGTATGAACATTTTCAAGACTGTATACGACGGAGCGGTTGAAGCTGTCCCTTCAAGTCTCAGTCTTAGGAAGCGATTTTTAGAAATATTGGAGGGTACAAATTTGTCAGATTACGAAGATATGTGTAAGAAGATATTGAATGACACGAAGAGGGATTTTTCATCAAAACCGGAATTTTGGGACTGGCTTGCAAGGCGTGAATGTGATCTTGAAAATGGTCAGGGGATAAGTGAAGAGTTCATAATTCCTCGGCTGGAAAAGGCTATTCAG GTTTATGAGGAGGCTTTGAATAATATATCATCAGGAACTATGTTTAGTTTGTATGCAAATTTTCTATCGGCTATTATAGCTCCTAAAGAAGGAGAAACCAATATAATTGGGCCATCTGGTCAGGCTGTAAACTATATATCACATCTCCTGTCAATATACGCAAGGGCTGAAAGCATGGGATGTATAACTGAAGATCTTGCTTGCAAGCACGTGTCCTTACATTTGCAATTGAGACAACTGGAAGAGGCTCGGAAACTAGCAGCAGAGCTTTGCAGTGGAAAGCTTGCAGAATCGGTGGAGTTATGGGTGTTGAGGATTACTATTGAAATTAGATACATCACAAGAAGTTCTGCTACGCCTAGTGATGCTGATTTGCAAACCCTTTTTGAACTCTTTCAACAAAGTTTGATGAAAGTTTCTGCTTCAAAATCATATAACTTGTGGTTAAAG GCCCTTAAATTCTATGCAAATCAAAGATCATATTTTGATAAACTGGTAGAGATTTCTGTTGTTACTTTGGTCAGAGATGGTGGCAGTGAAAATGGGTTTTCCCTTTCTTCTGCCATTGTAAGTTTTGTACTTCAAAAAGATGGAATTCAGCAGACTAGAGATATCTATAAACG ATTTCTAGCTTTGCCGCATCCTGGCCTTGCGTTACATAGACATTGCATTGACTTAGAAACAAACCTTGCATCAATAGGAGATAAAGATGGTCTCATAAATGCCAGGAAGTTGTATGAATCTGCACTCGCAACTTATGACCAAAATGTCAGCTTATGGCAAGATTATTATCGAATGGAGACCAAG ATGGGGACATCAGAAAAGGCTACTGCTATTTATTGGCGTGCAAGGAGAGTATTGAAAGATGCTAGTGAATTTGTCGCCTCTCCAGATATGTGA
- the LOC106768521 gene encoding S-type anion channel SLAH4, which yields MLHSKISDSNMKAAVDVIEGDSMNNTNPTEITKPSSHSRLPILTKIHVGYFFICLSFGAQALLWKSLSKHNQDSNSLWHGFNFMPSFAFLLLWCVALFVATTLSLLYVLKCIFHFDVVKEEFSHYIGVNCMYAPWISWLLMLQSAPMILHTNCYYRALCLAFSFVILFIDIKLYGQWFTTKRRFLSIVANPTSQVSVIGNLVSARVIAEIGWKEIAVVMFSIGSVFYLVIFITLYQRQKNGNQFPTVLRPAYFLFFAAPSMASLTWKSILGDFVTPSKMLLFLSLFLFMSQACRPAMFKKSMKRLNVTWWLYSFPLTFLGLACGEYAEDVKSGMAPWLMLVICMLSVLVFIALMIVTVLRIEMLLNKNAPFIS from the exons GATTCCATGAACAATACAAACCCAACAGAGATCACCAAGCCATCATCACATTCACGGTTGCCAATCTTGACCAAGATCCATGTTGGTTACTTTTTTATATGCCTTTCTTTTGGTGCACAGGCTTTGCTGTGGAAGAGTTTGAGTAAACACAACCAGGACTCAAACTCTCTTTGGCACGGATTCAATTTCATGCCTTCCTTTGCATTTCTACTACTTTGGTGCGTTGCACTGTTCGTTGCCACTACTTTATCTTTACTTTACGTCCTCAAGTGCATCTTTCACTTTGATGTGGTGAAAGAGGAGTTCTCACACTATATTGGAGTCAACTGCATGTACGCTCCTTGGATTTCTTGGCTTCTCATGCTTCAATCAGCACCCATGATTCTTCATACAAACTGTTATTACAGAGCTCTTTGCCTGGCTTTTTCCTTTGTGATATTGTTCATTGATATTAAACTTTATGGACAATGGTTCACAACTAAAAGGAGGTTTCTGTCGATTGTGGCAAACCCTACTAGCCAGGTTTCGGTTATAGGGAACTTGGTGTCTGCTCGAGTTATTGCAGAAATCGGTTGGAAAGAGATTGCAGTTGTAATGTTCTCCATTGGATCGGTATTCTATTTGGTTATATTCATAACTCTATATCAGCGTCAGAAAAATGGAAACCAGTTTCCCACAGTGCTAAGGCCGGCTTACTTCTTGTTTTTTGCTGCACCAAGCATGGCAAGTTTAACCTGGAAATCCATCCTAGGTGATTTTGTCACCCCATCAAAGATGCTCCTCTTTCTGTCCTTATTCCTTTTTATGTCGCAG GCTTGCAGACCAGCCATGTTCAAGAAATCGATGAAGAGGTTGAACGTTACATGGTGGCTGTACTCATTCCCTTTAACCTTCCTTGGTCTAGCTTGTGGGGAATATGCTGAAGATGTGAAAAGTGGCATGGCCCCTTGGTTAATGCTGGTTATATGCATGCTCTCCGTCCTGGTTTTCATTGCTTTGATGATCGTCACTGTACTCAGAATTGAGATGCTACTCAACAAAAATGCTCCCTTTATAAGTTGA
- the LOC106768881 gene encoding aminomethyltransferase, mitochondrial yields the protein MRGGLWQLGQLVTRRLAHGDKKAVVRRCFASEAELKKTVFHDFHIAHGGKMVPFAGWSMPIQYKDSIMDSTINCRENGSLFDVSHMCGLSLKGKDAIPFLEKLVIADVAALAPGTGTLTVFTNEKGGAIDDSVITKVTDDHIYLVVNAGCRDKDLAHIEEHMKAFKAKGGDVSWHIHDERSLLALQGPLAAPVLQHLTKEDLSKLYFGEFRVLDINGSQCFLTRTGYTGEDGFEISVPSEHGVDLAKAILEKSEGKVRLTGLGARDSLRLEAGLCLYGNDMEQHTTPVEAGLTWAIGKRRRAEGGFLGAAVILKQLEEGPSIRRVGFISSGPPPRSHSEIQDEGGKNIGEITSGGFSPCLKKNIAMGYVKSGLHKAGTKVKIIIRGKANEGVVTKMPFVPTKYYKPS from the exons ATGAGGGGGGGATTGTGGCAACTTGGGCAATTGGTCACACGTCGTCTTGCTCATGGAGATAAGAAGGCTGTTGTTCGTCGATGTTTTGCCTCTGAAGCTGAGCTGAAAAAGACGGTGTTTCATGACTTCCATATTGCTCATGGAGGGAAGATGGTTCCATTTGCTGGATGGAGCATGCCAATCCAATACAAGGACTCAATCATGGACTCGACCATAAACTGTAGGGAGAATGGTAGCCTTTTTGATGTTTCTCACATGTGTGGGCTGAGCCTCAAAGGGAAGGATGCTATTCCATTCCTTGAAAAGCTAGTTATTGCTGATGTTGCTGCGCTTGCCCCTGGAACTGGGACACTCACTGTTTTTACAAATGAAAAGGGAGGGGCAATTGATGATTCGGTAATTACCAAGGTGACGGATGACCACATTTATTTGGTTGTGAATGCTGGCTGCAGGGATAAAGATCTGGCTCATATTGAGGAGCATATGAAGGCCTTCAAGGCCAAAGGAGGTGATGTGTCATGGCACATACATGATGAGAGATCTCTACTTGCTCTGCAG GGTCCTCTTGCTGCCCCCGTTCTTCAACACCTCACAAAAGAGGATTTGAGCAAGCTATACTTTGGGGAGTTCCGTGTGTTGGACATAAATGGTTCACAGTGCTTTCTTACCCGAACCGG GTATACTGGAGAAGATGGATTTGAGATCTCAGTTCCTTCAGAGCATGGTGTAGATCTTGCCAAGGCAATACTGGAAAAATCTGAAGGGAAGGTAAGATTGACAGGATTGGGTGCAAGAGACAGTCTGCGACTTGAAGCTGGATTGTGTTTATATGGGAATGACATGGAACAACACACTACACCAGTTGAAGCAGGACTGACATGGGCTATAGGAAAGAGAAGGAGAGCAGAAGGTGGCTTTCTAGGAGCTGCTGTTATCCTGAAACAGCTTGAAGAAGGTCCTTCCATCAGGCGTGTTGGTTTCATTTCTTCTGGTCCACCTCCCAGAAGCCACAGTGAGATTCAAGATGAAGGAGGGAAGAACATTGGGGAAATAACCAGTGGTGGATTCAGTCCTTGCCTTAAGAAGAACATAGCCATGGGATATGTCAAATCTGGATTGCACAAGGCAGGCACCAAAGTAAAGATTATCATTCGAGGAAAAGCCAATGAAGGAGTCGTTACCAAAATGCCATTTGTACCAACAAAATACTATAAGCCATCCTAA